A region from the Gossypium hirsutum isolate 1008001.06 chromosome A08, Gossypium_hirsutum_v2.1, whole genome shotgun sequence genome encodes:
- the LOC121205000 gene encoding cell division cycle 20.2, cofactor of APC complex-like — protein sequence MNKGREEVKDDDPKQEPPQTKTTETEHYYQVVNKGTREEQRLQIEELDEWTRILAFKNKPPTPVELFPSGHTTSFAHPEKPLKPRRHIPQSSERTLDALDLMDDFYLNLLDWGSSNVLVITLGNTFYFWDASDSSTSELVTIDDDNGPVTSMSWALDGRHIAIGLNKSEVQLRDSASNRQLCTLRAYKGHRQEVCGLKWSASRQQLASGGNDILVHIWDMSKASSNSPTQWIHRLEDHTYGI from the exons ATGAACAAAGGTCGAGAAGAGGTAAAAGATGATGATCCTAAACAG GAACCTCCTCAAACCAAGACAACGGAGACAGAGCACTATTATCAAGTAGTGAACAAAGGCACCCGTGAGGAACAAAGGCttcaaatagaggagctagatgaatg GACTCGAATCTTGGCTTTCAAGAACAAGCCACCAACACCTGTTGAACTCTTCCCTTCCGGCCACACAACTTCTTTTGCTCACCCAGAGAAACCTTTGAAACCCCGAAGACACATTCCCCAG AGCTCTGAGAGAACATTGGATGCTCTTGACCTTATGGATGacttttacttgaatttattGGACTGGGGTAGCAGCAATGTTCTTGTAATAACACTTGGAAACACTTTTTATTTTTGGGATGCTTCAGATAGTTCTACCTCAGAACTTGTTACCATTGATGATGACAATGGCCCGGTAACAAGTATGAGTTGGGCTCTTGATGGTCGGCATATTGCCATTGGCTTGAACAAATCTGAAGTACAGTTACGGGATTCTGCTTCAAACAGACAG TTGTGCACTCTGAGAG CCTACAAAGGACATCGACAAGAAGTTTGTGGGCTGAAATGGTCAGCTTCTAGACAACAACTGGCCAGTGGAGGCAATGATATTCTTGTTCACATATGGGATATGTCCAAGGCATCTTCAAATTCACCGACACAATGGATACACAGGCTAGAGGATCATACATATGGGATATGA